In the Danio rerio strain Tuebingen ecotype United States chromosome 8, GRCz12tu, whole genome shotgun sequence genome, one interval contains:
- the acer1 gene encoding alkaline ceramidase 1, with protein MAGVFSYESSEVDWCEDNYKHSENVVEYFNTMSSFIFFVISPIMLYLLHPYAKERNLAVHLVWIMMVFVGIFSIYFHMTLSFMGQMLDELSILWVLAIGYSLWFPRKHFPSFVKDRTSFARLVLIITIISTLSSFVKPTANAYALNCFAIHILYSLFVELKSCTDERVLRLAWASIGLWVLAISCWISDRFGCSFWQKLDFCYLHGIWHILIVMATAYASTLIAYLDASQEIPYSLPDLQYWPRNNWAIGLPYIVLKGTNTTRKTC; from the exons ATGGCAGGCGTGTTTTCCTACGAGAGCTCTGAGGTGGACTGGTGTGAGGACAACTATAAACATTCGGAGAATGTTGTGGAATATTTCAACACG ATGAGCAGTTTCATCTTCTTTGTGATCTCACCTATAATGCTGTACCTGCTACACCCGTATGCCAAGGAAAGGAACCTGGCTGTGCATCTGGTCTGGATCATGATGGTGTTTGTAG GTATCTTCTCCATCTATTTCCACATGACTCTGAGTTTTATGGGCCAGATGCTGGATGAGCTGTCCATCCTGTGGGTTTTGGCTATTGGTTACTCGCTGTGGTTTCCCCGCAAACACTTCCCTTCCTTCGTTAAGGACAG GACATCTTTCGCTCGTTTGGTGCTGATCATCACTATCATAAGTACTCTGTCATCTTTTGTCAAACCTACAGCCAATGCCTACGCTCTCAACTGCTTCGCCATCCATATCCTCTACTCTCTGTTTGTGGAGTTAAAGAG TTGCACAGATGAGCGAGTGCTGCGTCTGGCCTGGGCCTCCATTGGCCTGTGGGTTCTGGCCATCTCATGCTGGATTAGCGATCGCTTTGGCTGCAGCTTCTGGCAGAAACTGGACTTCTGTTATCTGCACGGTATCTG gcaCATTTTGATTGTAATGGCCACTGCTTATGCTAGCACTTTGATTGCATACCTGGATGCTAGTCAGGAGATCCCTTATTCCCTCCCGGACTTGCAGTACTGGCCCCGGAATAACTGGGCCATTGGCCTGCCATACATCGTCCTCAAAGGCACCAATACGACCCGGAAAACATGCTAG